In Methylobacterium sp. WL1, the sequence GCGCCGTGCCCCAGGCGCCGCCGCCGACGACGTTGATGGGTGCGCTCATGCCGAAACCCCCGCCTGTTCAAGCCGATAGAGGATGTGGCTGCGCAGCGGCCCCTCCGGCACCGCCGGATGCGCGAACGTCTCCGCCCGCACCATGCCGAGGCGCTCCATCACCGCCAACGAGCGCCGATTGCCGGACGCGGTGTACGCCACGACCGCCCGGATGCCGCAGCGCCCGGCGAGGTCGGCCAGCGTCAACGCGCCGCCCGGGTTGCGAGGCCGTGGCCCCAGGCATCCCGGGCGAGGCGCCAGCCGATCTCGATGGTCGCGCCGACCCGCTCGCCCCCCGGGAACGGCATGGCCCGCATGATCCGGAACGCCCCGACGAAGCCGACGAACCGGCCGTCCCGCTCCAGGGCCCAGGGGCCGAACCCGTCCGCCACGAAGCGCCGGTCATAGCTGCTCGCCTCGGCGGCGCTCTCGGCCTCGGTCCGGGGCCGGGGGAAGAATTCCATCACCGCCGGATCGGCGTTGAGCGCCGCGAACGGGGTCGTGTCGGCCGGACGCCAGCGGCGCAGGAGCAGGTCGCCGTCCTGAAGGCCGTCCGGCATTGGGGCCGTCGCGATCTCGCTGCGCCGGAGCTTCCCGCGCCGGATCTTGCCGCGCCGGATCTTGCCGCGCCGGATCTTGCCGCGCCGGATCTTGCCGCGCCGGATCTTGCCGCGCCGGATCTTGCCGCGCCAAGCCAGGGAACGCCGGTTCAGCAGGGCGAGGTCGGCGGTGCCGGCCAGCACCGCCTCCCCGAGGGCGATCGCGTGCTCAAGGCCGTCGGCCGGCATGTTGGCGTGGGCGGGCGCCGCCACGCTGTCGCGCCAGGGGCCGCCGCAGGCATTGTCCAGGAGGATGCGGGCGAAGCAATGATCGAGGCGCACCGGCCAGCCGGGCCGGGCGGCCTGCAGGCGGCACGCGACGAGATCCTGCACTGCGCGCGCCGGTCCGCGCCGGTGCTCATCCGGCCGGGACCGCGTCCCGGCCGGGTCGACCAGCGGCCAGCGGGGGCGGGCCGGCGCGGTCAGGTCGTCGACGAGCCCGAGCCGCAGGCGCTCCAGCCCGGCAGCGATCATGCGCCGTTGTCGCCGCAGAGCGGCAGGGGCGGGGCGACAAGGAGGCCACGCCTCGCCGGCCAAAACCGCCAAAGCGCGACGGATCGCGCCGTTGGCCGAGACGCGCCTGCCGCCACCAGGGCGGTGGGCCGGCCGGCGACGCCCGAGAGGCGCGCAGGGCGACCCGGGCGCGGTCCACCACCACGTCGACCACGGCGGCCTGGAAGCTCGCGCACAGGTCGGCGACGTCGCGCTCGGCCAGCGGGGCGATCCGCTCGGCCTCGATCCGCAGGGCGGTCTTGAGACCCGACAGGGAGAAATCCGCCTCGCGCCGGCCCAGCATCGGCCGGGGCAGGGCGAAGCGCTCGGGGTCGCCCGACTCGGCCATGCGCTCGACCTCGGGGCCGCCGGGGTAGCCGAGGCCCAGCAGCTTGGCGACCTTGTCGAAGGCCTCGCCGATGGCGTCGTCCACCGTGGAGCCGAGGCGCACATAGTCGCCGACCCCGCGCACGGCGACGAGCTGGGTGTGGCCGCCCGAGGCCAGCAGCAGGAGATACGGGAAGGGCAGGTTGTCGGTCAGCCGCGCGGTGAGCGCGTGGGCCTCGAGGTGGTTGACCGCGAGCAGCGGCTTGCGGGTCACCAGGGCCAGGGTCTTGGCGGTGACGAGGCCGACCAGCACGCCGCCGATCAGCCCGGGCCCGGCCGCCACCGCGATCCCGTCGAGGTCGGAAAAGCCGATCCCGGCCCGGTCGAGGGCGCGGGCGATCAGCCGGTCGAGCACCTCGACATGGGCCCGGGCGGCGATCTCGGGCACGACGCCGCCGTAGGCGGCGTGCTCGGCGATCTGGCTCAGGATCTCGTTGGCGCGGATCTGCGCGGCCCCGTCCTCATCCACGGACACCACGGCGGCGGCAGTCTCGTCGCAGGTGGTCTCGATGCCGAGCACGGTCTTCACGGGCCACTCCCTAGGGTCATCGGACCTGCAGGCCCCGCCCGGGAGCCCGCCGGGCCGGCGTAATCCGGGCGCCGGGCGAGCGCAATGACCGCCCGGCGCCCCATGGCAGGCTCAGTCGACCGCGATCATCACGTCGGAGGCCTTCACCACGGCGTAGGCCGGGCCGCCGGCCACGAGCTTGAGGGCATCGACCGCCTCGTTGGTGATCGCGGCGGTGACCACCTGGCCGGGGCTGATCTCGATCTTCACGTGGGCGGTGGTCGAGCCCTTGTCGACCGAGACCACGGTGCCCTTGAGGACGTTGCGCGCGCTGATCTTCATGCTGTCGTGCTCCGAAGCTCACTCGGCCGAATCGGGCCGCATCCGGCGCGTGTCCTACAGCATGGCGCGGGTCGGCGCGACCACCCGGGGGCGGGGGGACAGGTCCGTCACGCGCTCGCAGCCAGGACGGATTGCCGCTCGAACAGGGCGCGGTAGGCCCCGCCCGGGCGGCGCATCAGGTCGGCGTGGGGGCCGTCCTCGACGATGCGGCCGTGGTCGAACACGAGGATGCGGTCGAGCGCCTGCACGGTCGAGAGCCGGTGCGCGATCACGAGCGCGGTGCGGCCGTGCATCAGCCGCGCCATCGCCTCCTGCACCAGGGCCTCGGATTCCGAATCGAGGCTCGAGGTCGCCTCGTCGAGGATCAGGATCGGCGCATCCGCCAGGAAGGCGCGGGCCAGCGCCACCCGCTGGCGCTCGCCGCCCGAGAGCTTGACCCCGCGCTCGCCGACCAGGGTGGCGTAGCCATCGGGCAGCCGGGCGATGAAGGCGTGCGCGTTGGCAAGCCGGGCCGCCCGCTCGATCGCCTGCGCCGAGGCGCCGGGCCGGGCATACGCGATGTTCTCGGCGAGCGAGCGGTGGAACAGCACCGGCTCCTGGGGCACGATCGCGACCTGTGCCCGCAGGCTGTCCTGGCTCGCCGCCGCCACGTCCTGCCCGTCGATGGTCACGCGCCCGCCCGAGACGTCGTAGAGCCGCTGGATCAGCTTGACGAAGGTGGTCTTGCCCGAGCCCGAGCGGCCGACCAGCCCGACCCGCTGGCCCGCCGGGATCGTCACCGACAGCCCGTCGTAGAGCGGATGCCCGTGGGCGCCGTAGTGGAAGCGCACGGCCTCGAAGCGGATCGTCCCGCCCGCGACCGCGAGCGGGGCCGCCCCCGGCCGGTCGGCGACGCCGAGGGGCTCGTCCGCCAGCGCGACCAGTTCCTCCATCTCGTTGACCGCCCGCTGCAGGTGGTTGATGTGGCCGCCAATGTCGCGCAGGTAGCCGTGCACCACGAAGGTGGTGGTGAGCACGTAGGCGACGTCGCCCGGGCTCGCCTCCCCGCGCCACCACAGCCACAGGGCGGTGGCCACGATGGCGGTGCGCAGGGCGAGCAGCAGCCCGAGCTGGCCGGTGCCGCTCCACGTGATGATCATCCAGGTGCGGTGCGTGCGCCGCTGCCACCTGGCCAGGAGCCGGCCGAGGCGCGCCTCCTCCCGGGCCTCCGCGCCGAACGCCTTGACCACGGCGTTGTTGCCGATCGCGTCGCTGAGGGCGCCGCCGAGCCGCGTGTCGAGGGCGTTCGAGAGCGCGGAGGCGGGGGCGATGACCCGGGTCGCCAGGAGCGCGGTGGCGCCGACATAGGCGGCGCCCAGCGCCACCACGGCGCCGAGGGCCGGCCAGTGCAGGCCGAGCACGAGGGCGGTGCCGAGCAGCACCACCAGGGCGGGCAGCAGCGCCAGCAGCAGCGTGTCGTTGAGCCCGTCGAGGGCCCACATACCGCGCGAGATCTTTCGGACGGTGGAGCCCGAGAAGGTGTTGGCGTGCCACTCGGTCGAGAAGCGCTGGACCCGGGCGAAGCCGTCCCGGGCCATGTCGCTCATGGTGTGGAGGGTGAGCGGCACCACCAGGCTCCAGGCGACGTGCCGCAGCAGCGCGGTGGCGAGGCCCAGCGCCGTCATCGCCAGGAAGGCGGGCAGCGCCGCCGCTAGCGCCGCCTGCCGCTCGGGCCCGGTGAGTGCGTCGACCAGCCGGCCGGCATAGAGCGGCAGCAGCACCTCCGCGAAGGTCGCCAGGGTGATCGCGCCGGAGAGGCCGGCCACGAGGGGCCAGCGCCGGCGCCAGCCGCGGACGACGAAGGCGAGCACGCGGCGGACCGCGCCCACCCGCCGGGGAGGGGACAGGGACATGCACAAGCCCAACGCGTCGGCGTCGGCTCCGGGAAACGCCGGCCCGGCATCGGATGCGACGCGGGCGGGCGAGGTCAGACGGGGAGGGGCTCGGGGACGCCGGGGCCGTGAGGCCGGGCGCCAGCGGCTAGCCGATCCGCGCGCGGGCTCGGACGATCCCTGCGGGGCGGACGGCATAGACGATGCTCATGCGGTCTCCTCCCTCATGCGAGCGCGACAGTGCCGAGGCTAGGGGAACCGGAAACGATTCGCAACGGCGGAAGACCGCACGTCGAGATGACGGTTGAAGCGCGATCGGAACGGCTGGTGAGGGTGGGAAGCGGCGAGACCGATTTCGGTCGCCAAATGCTTCAAGCGGACATCAACATCGTCCGCTCAGCAGGATCTCGGCGACTTCGGGCACGTCTCGGGTCGCCCGCTCGCACAGTCCGGCAAGATCCGCACCTGAGAAGGCGTGCATGTAAAGGGGGTGGAGGGCCATCTCGACGAACCGTGCCGCCAGCGGTGTTGCATCCGTCACCGCCGCGTCGGAGCCGTCCGTCGCCAAGCACTGCGCGATGCAGCGGACGCATCCGCCAAAGCCGATCCGGAACCCCTCGCGACCGAGTTCGGGAAACGCCTTCGCCTCGGCGATGGTGAGGCGCATCAGGGCGATGCTCTCCTCGGCCAGGGTTAGGTTGGCGAGTTCGATCCCGACCTGGACGAGGCGTTCCTTGGGCGTCCCGTTCGTCGGGACGATGGCCATTCGGGCCTGTAGTTCGTCGACGTAGCGCAGCACCACCGCCGAGAAGAGCGCCTCCTTGGTCGGAAAGCGCGCGTACAGCGTCGTCTTCCCGGTGTGGGCGAGATCGGCGATCTGATCGACTGTCGTGCGGCCAAACCCCTGCTCCAGGAACAGGGACGAGGCGACGGTGATGATGCGTTCCTCGATCTGTCCGGCCTGGTCAGCGCGCGGGCGTCCACGGCGCGGGCGGTCCGGTGCCGAAGGGACGGGGGTACGCTTGCCGGATTGGTCCAAGATCGGAACCGATTTTGCTGGGGGACGCATGCACCAAAGGTGGTGCGTTCGAACGGCCAAGCCAAGTCGTCCCACACGGCCGTCCACCTGAGATGGCGAGCGGCGACCGACCTGCGCGAGGGGGCGGAGCGCCGGCCGGTCGCCGTCATCACATGGCCGGTGGCCCCGTGATCCCTGTCGCCGCCGGGCTAAGCGGCCTGCTTGCCGACCGCGGCCTCGGCGGCCTTTGCGTAACGCTCTTCCAGCGCCTTGCTCTCCTGGCCAAGGCGCTCGAACTCCTCGGCCTGCTTGGAGAGGCTAAGTGCCTTTGCGTAAATCACGTGGCACTGGAAGGCGGTGGCCACGTAGGTGAGGCCCACTCGGGCACCGAAGGCGATGGCGACGTCGCGTGTCTCGTCGTCCTGGGCAGCCTTGACGGACATCTCCGTGCCTTCGGCGATGCCGGCCTGGATACGGTCCTTGAAGTCGTTCGGCTGGGTGTCGAGCTCCTTCAGGAAGCCGATCATCGCCTGCTGCTGGCGGCCGCACAGCGCCGCGCCCTCTGCGGCCAGCTTCTTGAACGCGGGATCGGTGAACTGCCCCTCGGCCTGGGAGGCTGCCGTCTTGCCCTGCTCGGAAGCCGAACGGTAGGCCTGGAGGCCGGCGATGTACCAGGTCTTGATCGTGTCGTGGGACATTCGGATTGCCTGTCTGTTGCGCCGTACGGCCAGCCACGTCCGAAGGTGGGGCGGTCCGAAGGCGATGCCCGGAGCATTAATAGGACGATATCGTCCTATTATGGGAAGTCGCAGTTCGGCCCATGGTTCCTGGCCGGTTCCGATTTTTGATCTTGGCCTTCAGCCGGCGATGGCGTCGTTGAGGTAGTCCACCAGGGGCTGGGCCGCCTTGAAGGTCTCAACGACCACGTCGAGGGCGTCCTCGCCCTGGAGCTGCTTGTTCGTCAGCTTCCGGTTGGCGCAGAACCCCTTCATGCGCAAATATTCGATGGCCGGGTGGTCGGGATCGTATCCCTGGGGCGCACGCTTGAGCTCGCCCGGGCTCGTCAGTCCTTCGGGGAACATCGCCTTCATCTCGCGGGACTCGACGACGCCGGTCCACTTCGGCAACGATGCCGCGATCCGCTTGCGGATGTGGTCGAGCGCCTTCGGCTCGGTCGTGAAGATGCCCCCGCCCGCATAGCAGTCGCCCGGCTCGACATGGAGGTAGTAAGAGGCCGACCCCTGGTAGTCGCCGACGCTGTTGAGCATCACGAACAGGTCCGTCTTGTACGGCGGCTTGCCCTTGGCGAAGCGCATGTCCCGGTTGAGGCGGGTCACGCACTTCGTCGGCTCGGCGTTCGCCTTCTTCACCTTGGGATTGAAGCGGGACGCCGCGTCGATCAGGTGGCCTGCCACGTCGACGAGGTTGGATTTCGCGCGCTCGTAGTCGTCACGATGCTCCTCGAACCATTCCTTGTCGTTGTGGGCCGCGATGCCCTTCAGGAAGTCGAAGGTGTGCTTCTCGATCATCTGGGGGCATTCCTTTCGCCGAATTCGAACGATGGGGTTTCGTGCACCGGGCGCGCCCCGAGCGCTGGGGACTTCGCCCCCCAAGCCGCGCGGGCTGCGCGAGCGGCGGCCAGGTGATCGACCAGGGGCGGCGGCAGGGGCGATGCGGGATGCAGCCATGGCTCGTGGGCGAACCCGGCCGGAAGGCTGGCCAGTTCGGGCAGCCATGCGCGGACGTAGCTCTCGTCGAGGTCGAGGTCGCGGCCTTGCTTGACCGGGTTCAGGATGCGCGGCCCGCGATCCTGATTGACCCGGCCGTCGTTGATCGCGACCTGAAGCCAGGTGATGCCGGGCTCGTAGTCGTCGAACATCTCCGCCAGGACCGTCCCGACCTCGAACGGAGGCAAGCCCAGGAGCTGCACCGCATAGGACGCGGCCAGCTGGCGAAGGCGGAAATTGATCCAGCCGGTCGCCTTCAGCTCGCGCATGGCCGCATCAGGCATGGGGATGCCGGTGCGTCCGTCCCGCCAGGCTTCGACCCTGCGCCGCATCTCCGGCGTGATCGGGAGCGGACGCAGATCGTCCTCATAGCGGGAAAAGGTCGTCAGGAAGCCGGGACGGTAGCGGACGCGCCCCTTGAAGGCGCCGAAGGATTTCCCCGCGACCGAACGGGCCTGGCCCGGGTTCGCGCGGTGCCAGGCGCGTTCCGCCGCCTCGGTTT encodes:
- a CDS encoding TOBE domain-containing protein, encoding MKISARNVLKGTVVSVDKGSTTAHVKIEISPGQVVTAAITNEAVDALKLVAGGPAYAVVKASDVMIAVD
- a CDS encoding ABC transporter ATP-binding protein; the encoded protein is MSLSPPRRVGAVRRVLAFVVRGWRRRWPLVAGLSGAITLATFAEVLLPLYAGRLVDALTGPERQAALAAALPAFLAMTALGLATALLRHVAWSLVVPLTLHTMSDMARDGFARVQRFSTEWHANTFSGSTVRKISRGMWALDGLNDTLLLALLPALVVLLGTALVLGLHWPALGAVVALGAAYVGATALLATRVIAPASALSNALDTRLGGALSDAIGNNAVVKAFGAEAREEARLGRLLARWQRRTHRTWMIITWSGTGQLGLLLALRTAIVATALWLWWRGEASPGDVAYVLTTTFVVHGYLRDIGGHINHLQRAVNEMEELVALADEPLGVADRPGAAPLAVAGGTIRFEAVRFHYGAHGHPLYDGLSVTIPAGQRVGLVGRSGSGKTTFVKLIQRLYDVSGGRVTIDGQDVAAASQDSLRAQVAIVPQEPVLFHRSLAENIAYARPGASAQAIERAARLANAHAFIARLPDGYATLVGERGVKLSGGERQRVALARAFLADAPILILDEATSSLDSESEALVQEAMARLMHGRTALVIAHRLSTVQALDRILVFDHGRIVEDGPHADLMRRPGGAYRALFERQSVLAASA
- a CDS encoding TetR/AcrR family transcriptional regulator, with product MDQSGKRTPVPSAPDRPRRGRPRADQAGQIEERIITVASSLFLEQGFGRTTVDQIADLAHTGKTTLYARFPTKEALFSAVVLRYVDELQARMAIVPTNGTPKERLVQVGIELANLTLAEESIALMRLTIAEAKAFPELGREGFRIGFGGCVRCIAQCLATDGSDAAVTDATPLAARFVEMALHPLYMHAFSGADLAGLCERATRDVPEVAEILLSGRC
- a CDS encoding DUF892 family protein, with protein sequence MSHDTIKTWYIAGLQAYRSASEQGKTAASQAEGQFTDPAFKKLAAEGAALCGRQQQAMIGFLKELDTQPNDFKDRIQAGIAEGTEMSVKAAQDDETRDVAIAFGARVGLTYVATAFQCHVIYAKALSLSKQAEEFERLGQESKALEERYAKAAEAAVGKQAA
- a CDS encoding DUF2461 domain-containing protein, giving the protein MIEKHTFDFLKGIAAHNDKEWFEEHRDDYERAKSNLVDVAGHLIDAASRFNPKVKKANAEPTKCVTRLNRDMRFAKGKPPYKTDLFVMLNSVGDYQGSASYYLHVEPGDCYAGGGIFTTEPKALDHIRKRIAASLPKWTGVVESREMKAMFPEGLTSPGELKRAPQGYDPDHPAIEYLRMKGFCANRKLTNKQLQGEDALDVVVETFKAAQPLVDYLNDAIAG
- a CDS encoding FAD-binding domain-containing protein is translated as MHATPVRHSDCRVLLWLAEDLRLEDNLALRQATTGYGGMAVLRIAPEARGRPRRTPHRRTLEEAAEARLEAQFLAKGIPFEVRGPGDDTSVAAACRRHGCTVVIRNAADGMAAELAHHRQWTDELAAVGIPLVTVNGEMIRRKGTGGARPDAPFLSDAAEIAPGALPDDHPIALLRAFLRGLPERDYLAGMWVPGRDRLSTSLLSTHFAAGTLSSDRARVETEAAERAWHRANPGQARSVAGKSFGAFKGRVRYRPGFLTTFSRYEDDLRPLPITPEMRRRVEAWRDGRTGIPMPDAAMRELKATGWINFRLRQLAASYAVQLLGLPPFEVGTVLAEMFDDYEPGITWLQVAINDGRVNQDRGPRILNPVKQGRDLDLDESYVRAWLPELASLPAGFAHEPWLHPASPLPPPLVDHLAAARAARAAWGAKSPALGARPVHETPSFEFGERNAPR